The following DNA comes from Henckelia pumila isolate YLH828 unplaced genomic scaffold, ASM3356847v2 CTG_461:::fragment_3, whole genome shotgun sequence.
GAGTTCTGTGCAACTGCTTCCGAAATATACGCGTGCTCTGTGCAAATATAATCCCGGAACAGTTGTTGAGTGGAAGCATCTTAGATCGAACAACGAATCAATAAAAACATTGAACTATGTTTTTTGGGCATTCAGGCCTTCTATAGATGGATTTCGCCACTGTCGAAAAATCATCAGCGTTGACGGCACACATTTGTATACAAAATATAAGCACAAAATGCTGATCACAGTCACTCTGGATGCGAACAATCAGGTGTTGCCGCTGGCATTTGCAATCGTGGATGAAGAGACGTCGGATTCCTGGAAATGGTACTTGGAAAATGTTGGTCAGTATGTTGTTTGTGGTGAAAGTGGAATATGCCTAATTTCTGATAGgcataagggtattgttcgagCAGCTGAGGATCTCCACTATTTTAAACCTCCGCATGGTGTGCATCGTTTTTGTTTGAGACATGTGTGCTCAAATTTTAATGCGAGATTCAAAGATGTGCATTTGAAAGATTTATGTTGGGAGGCGGGCAAACAACATCAAGTCTGTAAGTTCGACGCAACAATGGAGGCCAtcagaaataaaaatattttagcatACAGGTACTTGGCTGGAATCTCAAAGGAGAAATGGAGTATGGCTCATGATGGAGGTTGGCGTCGTGGGGTGATGACGACAAACATGTCTGAATGTTTGAACAATATGTTAAACGGAGCTCGTAGACTCCCTATATCTGCGATAGTGCACTTGACTCTTTTAAGATGCGTACAATACTTCATTGAACGTGTGGCAAAGGGTCAACGCATGGTTCAGAAAAATCAGCTGTGGTCGGACTATGCATGTCGCAAATATGAAGAATGGGCAAGAAAATCAAGCGAACATCGTGTTGTTAAATATGATGTACGGACTAAAACTGCTTCAGTTGCGACCAGGGGCAGACCAAGTCGCGGCCAACATATACAAGTGGTGAGGTTATCAACGAGTGATTGTTCATGTGGTAAATGGACAATTTTTGAAATCCCATGTTCTCACGCTATTTGCACTGCGAAATACCATTCGTTAGATCCGACAACCCTATTTCAGTCATGGTACAACATATCGAACTACCTCGCGGCGTATGAAGGTAGATTTGAACCTCTTGCCGATGAACGCTATTGGGATCCTCCTACCTTTGAGCTGCATCACAACCCGGTTAGACGTGAAAGAAAAAGAGCTGGTAGGGATACAACAACTCGAGTGAGGAATGAGATGGACAGACCGATGGTCAGGGAGAGACAACGACGGGCAAAATAATTGGTAaacattatatttaatttatcgcTTACATTATTATGATATGtgtattttggaattttgaaattaattttcatatattttttttccaggAACATCAGATATGAAGATTGTTGTATCGCGtgatattaatattataataatatttttcgttCGTGTTTTCATAATAAATGTGTACCTTGTTTTGTTTGTATAGTTTTCATGTATgagtttaaataataaatattaaatttattactactaaattatatgttattaaacGATATAAATCTTAAAGTGTAGATAAAtgagtttaaataaaataatagttgtatgcattttattgtatttgtatatttgtttttttttaaataaacaatatattataaaaatgatatataatttcaaataataaatattaaatttattactactaaattatatgttattaaacGATATAAATCTTAAAGTGTAGATGAAtgagtttaaataaaataatagatgtatgcatgttattgtatttgtatatttgtttttttttaaataaacaatatattataaaaatgatatataatttcaaattataagtattaaatttattactactaaattatatgttattaaacgatataaatcttaaagtgtagataaataagtttaaataaaataatagatgtatgcattttattgtatttgtatatttgtttttttttaaataaacaatatattataaaaatgatatataatttcaaataataaatattaaatttattactactaaattatatgttattaaacGATATAAATCTTAAAGTGTAGATAAAtgagtttaaataaaataatagatgtatgcatgttattgtatttgtatatttgttttttttaaaataaacaatatattataaaaatgatatataatttcaaattataagtattaaatttattactactaaattatatgttattaaacgatataaattttaaagtgTAGATAAAtgagtttaaataaaataatagatgtatgcatgttattgtatttgtatatttgttttttttttaaataaacaatatattataaaaatgatatataatttcaaattataagtattaaatttattactactaaattatatgttattaaacGATATAAATCTTAAAGTGTAGATAAAtgagtttaaataaaataataaatgtatgcattttattgtatttgtatatttgttttttttttaaataaacaatatattataaaaatgatatataatttcaaataataaatattaaatttattactactaaattatatgttattaaacGATATAAATCTTAAAGTGGAGATAAAtgagtttaaataaaataatagatgtatgcattttattgtatttgtatatttgtttttttttaaataaacaatatattataaaaatgatatataatttcaaataataaatattaaatttattactactaaattatatgttattaaacGATATAAATCTTAAAGTGTAGATAAAtgagtttaaataaaataatagatgtatgcattttattgtatttgtatatttgtttttttttaaataaacaataaattataaaaatgatatataatttcaaataataagtattaaatttattaccaataaattatatgttattaaacaatataaatctTAAAGTGTAGATAAATCACATTAACAAATATATCACGATAGGTGGTTACAATTACAATTACATAAATGACCATCTGTTCCACAACCACGTGGCCTACGTCTACGCGAACCTCTACGCGGTACAAAACCTTGAGGATTATTTTGGACCACATCGTCATTGTCCTCACTGCTATGATTTTGTTCATTTGAATAACCTGTAAAAATAACTGGTGAAACAACATTTCTTTGAGGTGCCGACGTGTTAGGAAAACCAGGTGGCTGATCGCTGATCAATTCGGTAATACTTTGGATATGGCTCTGAAATGGCGTCCGATAATCCTCGTCATCATATGCACCAGATGGCCCCGTGTTATCAAAAACACCAGATGGCCCTGCATTTTCAAAACCACCAGAAGGCCCTGCACCGTCTTGCCAACCAGATGACCCTGGAACATATCCTAAAGGTGACTGATAGAGATCAATAGGAGGCGTACCGAAATGTTGTGGAATATCATGTGGTACAGGAGCAAACAAATTCTGGGGATATGGTCGAAAACCAATCCCGCTGACTGTGGGAGAAATAGTGCGAACAGTTATGCGCTCATACCATCGAAAGTAGTCATCATCTGTCTGCCTAGATCTTCCATGCAATTGACCTTGGACAACATAATTCAACCTTCTGTTCCAAATATTAATTGCATTTTCATGATATTCCCTCCAGTCTGTGTTGCGATGACCTGATCTGTTGATGTTGTGGAGGTCATCGTTGTCAACTGCAGGTCTTGGAATAGGTTTGACGCATTTCAAATTGCCTTAACACTCGATTCGGACGATGCATCTCCACAATTTCAAAGCAAATCAAAGGACAAACGCATCGCCAAATATTATTGTCGTATGAATCCATTATTATTCTGACATCTGGATCGTTTCTGTCGTACACTATCCAGTTAAActacaaaataaaaactaaaaaaaaattacttaaaattttctaTAAACAAGTTCATTGTTGCAGTGCTTATATATTTTTCATAGTATACCTCATCATGATTCATACGATCAAATGAGTCTCTTATAATTCGAAGAGAGTGTGTCGGTGCATGAGTATAACTAAAAACATTGTTCCACctacaataaaaaaatgattaaatatcGAGTAAATTAATCAGAGTTCATGTTatgacaataatttttttaccgAGCACCGTAGGGAGAAAATGGCATAATATCATCAGCAGGATTCGGGGCCACAAAATGAGATAAGCCAGTTCGATCAGGATTAACACATTTAATCCTGCTCCATGCCCATACCTGTCATgagtataaaatataattaaataaatattaatttaatctcATTTAATCATTAAAAATTATACCTGCAAAATATATAGAGGTCCGGCTATTTTAGATTTTCCTATACGCGTTGCATTGCACAACTCACGATATAGGAACGCTAAAACTGCACCTCCCCAGCTGTAAGATTTTATTCGATCAATGTTCCGAAGCAGTTGTAAAAAAATCAATCTAGCCGATCCTCCTTGATAATCTGGTAGCATTATTCCTCCGATAATCATCAATGCTACACACCGACTATATTTCACAACATCAACCTCGGAACTATTATCATCAATGTATGTGGAGGTGCAGTGTTCGTATAAAGAGGTCATCGACAAGTGACCGCCTTTGAAATGTGTCTCTAATGGCGTATATCCCAATAAATTTAAACATATGTGTTGTCATTCTCCCACTTTATGCGACGCATCTATACCAGATATAACCTCACCATGAATTGGTAAACCCCAAATAACTGAAATATCCTGCAACGTGATAGTCGCCTCACCACATCTAAAATGAAATATGTGGGTTTCACGTCGCCATCGTTCAACCAGAGCAGTGATCAAATGATTATCATAAACACGATATCCACACTGCAAAACACCGAAAAATCCCATATGATGTAAAAATGCTTTAACACGGCTATGTAACCCATTCTCCGTATATAATTTCCAAATCAAGTTGTCCGATCGTTTCGCTCGAATAATTTCATCAATATTTTCCGAACAAACTACTGATGATATATGTGATGCCTGCAAATGCAACACGCTCGAATCTTGTACTGTTGCCATTCTGAAAAAAAATGACAATCATTAATCAATAAGTTAACTAATTATAACAATCAATTATACTTATAATAAATacactaaaaaataatacacATCACGATCGAATAATAATCTTCATGCTATTtggaaataaaatattaaatatgaattacattaattattttatttgtttcaaataaaaataaaaacaataaaaataaaattaataataataataataacaaaagaTTACTAaaaatcatttcaatcatctttGTAAtactatattttatataaaataaatacgttaataataataacaaatttGTCCTTAAACTAACTtttcttatattttaaattttttatttacttaaaaAATTACTCAAAATGCAATATTTTTGTGTATTCATacaactaaaattaaatattttaaaaaactatcatatttttttatcatatataaataaaataaagaatatcaaaaaaatatatgtttaattaatctaaaaatgtgatattataaatattttatatcacATTTTAATAAGAacacaaaatattaaatattttatatataaaatcttgttTGACATTCCAAACTTATACTTTTACAtgtattatgaaaattattatgtttatatcattaatatttttattttacatataatcaaaaaataaaaatttaacaattcaagtgcacatatatattaatatttgttttatatcaaattttacaaaatattataaaacttTATATTTATGTACACTGAAATTTTGATAAATCTgtttaaatcaaattaaatattaattatattatataaatttgtGTATAGTTTGATTTGGTTATATCatgattatctcgattattaattttaaaaacatatattatcTTATGTCAATTCATTAAATATTCGAAAATttgacaaataaataaattaaagtattaggaagatattttttattcttattcttatttttatttttttataaaatatttcaattgtatttgtttattgaaaatattcacttaaatttattatttagaattcaaatttattatcactttaattattttctctTATTGGTTCTCAAATAAAGTGATTACACAATATTATatacattatttaatttatacttTTAACTAATATTACAAATTCAAGACATatatgtaaaaaataaaaataaatatgatatctacctttttaatataatatattattattaaaaatatatattatttctttGATAAACAAAGTATTAATTAAGTGGTATAAACTAATGTAATTAAGATGCGTAGAAATTTTTACTACATCAATATTTAacaattcatttaaattttaaatattaattctattgtattaaaaaaattaaaattcttaaaagtcaTTCAATATTATGAATTAgttgtaggcgatttactattataaatatttttctattttgaacattatatattaaaactttCTATAAATGGTTAATATTTTAGGTAACTTAATTTAGGAATTAATACTATTGACCAACTTAGTAAAAATAAGGGATATCAAATAAAGATTACAATTAGAGAGCGTGAATGATTaaccaaaatattatataatataaaaatataatatagtaACATAACCAACAAACTATAGTCAACATTTAACTTAAAAAACATGAATAataatagtattatttaaaatatacacAAAACTTAATATtgttataataatattaaaacgtACCTCTATGTTATTTCACGTTTAATATCAAATTTAcctgcaaaaacaatatgaacaAAAATTCATATGAATAATAACACAATTTTTGATAgaatttattttgcatgcaaaatttaaaaagaattaaaaCGATAACATTATAAAGTTACCTAATTCAGAAAACAACGcggaaaatatttcaaaaagcTTCGATGGttgctcaaaaaaaaaatatttgcttcGGTCCTTcttctataaaataaaaaaaagaaagcaTTTAAGGAAAGAAAGGGAAGGAAAGCTTCGGTCTCCTGCAAAATAAAAATGAGAAAGCATCATAATGATCTCAAGTTCGCAGCATGCATATTTAATAGCACAATCACAATAATTTTGCATCACGGGCCAAAACGCCCGTGATGCAAAATAACAAAGCAGACGCTGCCAAGGCAGCGTCCACTTCTGCAAGGGACAGACGTTGCTTTGGCAGCGTCTGCTATCTTTAACAACGGACCCTGCAATTTTAATGCAGGGTCCGCTATTGGCAGGAGCCTTTTGCAGTATTACTGCAAAAGGCCTCACCATGCATTATTTGtgcaattaaaatatttttttaaattacttATAATAAAAACCCAGAGAAttgagatcacatttccattAATGTATCACATTGAATATAATACACGCTTCACGTGCAAATCATATGTTTCttactattatatatatatatatatatatatatatatatatatatatatatatatataaatgttcaGTTGTCTAACCATGTTTTTCCACTTggtccgcgaccactaaaacccactaccgggttttagtagTCGCGAACCAAGTGGAAAAacttggttgggcagctgaaaattcctttatttctatatatatatagtttcgatTACATGGACAACCACCATGAACAACTACGTGAGCAACAGCTGACGTAACAATCACTTATTGGATGTACAAGGTGCCACATCAGCTGTTGCTCATGTAGTTGCCCATTGTGATTGTCCATGTGATCTGTGACAATCACTCATTGGATATACAAGGTGCCACATCAGCTGTTGCTCACGTAGTTATCCATGGTGATTGTCCATATGAtcgaaactcatatatatagtGTAGGGAAAATATATTTGCACAACTTTTTATGAAGAATATATTTAAACGAGTATGATATAATTGTCCAATTAACACATACAAATCCGATGttgtcattaaaaaaaataaaataaattagtcGACAATTGGAATCCACCGATCTGGTTGACGGATTCTGTTTTGAATTCCATGGTTCTTCGATCTTCACCGTTCCTTTGGAAAGAGGCTTTGCGTGAAAGCTATTGTCCGATTTTCCTAATCTCTAGAGCTCTCACGATAAATCATGAGATgggttataaaaaataatattttttatgtgttCAGTCGAATAGTATATTTGATTAACAAAATTAACTCATGCGAAAATTTCATAAGAGTTTTTATGAGTCTTTCATTGTCACTAAGGGGAACCATTGTTCTCTTcatcttttatttttcaaaaaatagaaATACAAACTAGAATATGGCAAAAAATTGATGTAATatgtaaaaaaaagaaaaaaaaaagaaaaaaacacataataacacaAATATTGACTCCAGAGATTTGTTTCAGAGATGTTTTGCGTATTCCAATTATGTGATAGCTTAAAATTATTGGCGTATATATTTACATAGAAAGTAGATATATTATGATACGATTCGATTGATATATATTTGCAATGGAAATAACATTTTTTCGTGATTCAGGTCGAGCATAAATCTATTTCACAAAATTGAATAATTTGACAATCTCATAAAACTTTCGTGTTTTCTAGGAAGGTTAAACAATAGGAATCGTAACCAACGTATGCCTTGATCCATTCTTTGATGTTCCACAACCACAAAGAAAACCACTTTATTCCAATTGGAGCATCATGGCTTTGCTAAAGAAGGCCACTAGTAATAACCAAAAAATCATGGCAAGAAAATTTGTTTAGTGATGATGAGAGTGGAAAGGTGAAGAACAAAAGAaagtgattttaatttttaagccTCTTTTCTGATGATTTCTAGAGGACAATGACACTATGATGATTATCGCCTCTTCCTATTAGTTTGGACAAGAAAAACTAGAAGTAAAAGGTTTAGTAAAAACATGatatgtaattcaaaatttagCATATTAGATTTAGATCTGAGTATATTAGTAAAAGAGTAGAAACAAGAATACTAAATATTGATAGGATCGGGTATGGGGAAAAATACacaagtttaaaaatattttgagctacaatagctcggtttttgaaatattgagtaccgatgaattaaatagagtttgattttcaatcaaattgaAGGCACTCAAAATACTCCTTCGTAGAAACCGATTAAACATTtgtaaatcatttgaaaaagatACAAGTTGAAATACTCAAAACAGTTTtgttgaaacattttatcaaacactttgtatgctatgaagaacacataaaatgcttcaacaatgcatctTAAAAACAGTAGCAAAAGTAAagtaaatgcaataaagaaatagacacgaatttgtttctggatgttcggagatttcaaacactcctacgttaccccttcttctttctcggaaggatatcactagaagactttgatttatacaatcaATTTGTACAAACTCACTCttatgtcaccccttcttcctcgaaaggatatcactagaagactttgatttatacaatcaATTTGT
Coding sequences within:
- the LOC140872030 gene encoding uncharacterized protein — protein: MVAQTLLDIVRCDPSYEIKYIMESVKDKYGYQISYTKAWRSLKRAVEIVYGTWESSVQLLPKYTRALCKYNPGTVVEWKHLRSNNESIKTLNYVFWAFRPSIDGFRHCRKIISVDGTHLYTKYKHKMLITVTLDANNQVLPLAFAIVDEETSDSWKWYLENVGQYVVCGESGICLISDRHKGIVRAAEDLHYFKPPHGVHRFCLRHVCSNFNARFKDVHLKDLCWEAGKQHQVCKFDATMEAIRNKNILAYRYLAGISKEKWSMAHDGGWRRGVMTTNMSECLNNMLNGARRLPISAIVHLTLLRCVQYFIERVAKGQRMVQKNQLWSDYACRKYEEWARKSSEHRVVKYDVRTKTASVATRGRPSRGQHIQVVRLSTSDCSCGKWTIFEIPCSHAICTAKYHSLDPTTLFQSWYNISNYLAAYEGRFEPLADERYWDPPTFELHHNPVRRERKRAGRDTTTRVRNEMDRPMVRERQRRAK